From a single Candidatus Gastranaerophilales bacterium genomic region:
- the murQ gene encoding N-acetylmuramic acid 6-phosphate etherase: MSDNKVILTERKNHDTVNIDLASSLEIAQMISNEDKKAVEAVEAQKEKIAEAIDLITEKILKGGNLLYFGAGTSGRLGVLDASECPPTFGVEPELVYGYIAGGDKALRTAIEGAEDDFEQGGIDFLNSNFNENSVVAGISAGGNAPWVCGVLSKARENNISTVAITCNSEAKIKNLCDIFICLLTGEEAITGSTRMKAGTAQKLVLNMLSTGVMVKTGKTYQNYMIDLKPTNDKLKDRAARIVSELANVDYNAACEALILTKYNVKAAILTLKYNFSLEEALHMLKLNDGILRKTIVYIDKEGSYEK; the protein is encoded by the coding sequence ATGTCAGATAACAAAGTTATTTTAACCGAACGCAAAAACCATGATACCGTTAATATAGACTTGGCTTCTTCATTGGAAATAGCGCAGATGATTTCTAACGAGGACAAAAAAGCGGTTGAAGCCGTCGAAGCGCAAAAAGAAAAAATTGCGGAAGCAATAGATTTAATAACCGAAAAAATCCTTAAAGGCGGCAATTTGTTGTACTTTGGGGCAGGCACAAGCGGACGGCTGGGGGTATTGGATGCTTCTGAGTGTCCTCCGACGTTTGGAGTTGAGCCTGAACTTGTATACGGTTATATCGCAGGAGGGGATAAAGCTCTAAGGACTGCAATAGAAGGTGCGGAAGATGATTTTGAACAAGGCGGGATTGATTTTTTAAATTCAAACTTTAATGAAAATTCCGTTGTTGCCGGAATAAGTGCAGGCGGTAATGCGCCATGGGTTTGCGGGGTATTGTCTAAGGCAAGAGAAAATAATATTTCTACCGTAGCGATAACATGTAATAGTGAAGCAAAGATTAAAAATCTCTGCGATATTTTTATTTGTCTTCTGACAGGTGAAGAAGCAATTACAGGCTCTACAAGGATGAAGGCGGGAACGGCGCAGAAACTTGTTCTAAATATGTTATCCACGGGAGTAATGGTCAAAACAGGCAAAACGTATCAAAATTATATGATAGACCTTAAGCCGACAAATGATAAACTCAAAGACAGAGCCGCAAGGATTGTATCAGAGCTTGCGAATGTAGATTATAACGCAGCCTGTGAAGCTTTGATTTTGACAAAATACAATGTAAAAGCTGCAATTTTAACCCTGAAATATAATTTTAGTTTAGAAGAAGCTTTGCATATGCTAAAATTAAATGACGGTATTTTAAGGAAAACAATAGTTTATATTGATAAGGAGGGTTCTTATGAGAAATAA
- a CDS encoding flagellar biosynthetic protein FliO: MMKKTFFCMVILAVMICFSGAVLAQEARPVMQPLKLEHKNKKDYQYGDFKKNYKPVSNTEAKGDFSNEAQYPAKKEKSVLDIFVSLTFVVLLILVTAWVYIQFKRINPQSLLSGKFSKLDEDTFKIISSMQLGAGKSIYLIEINDKRLIVGTTPSSVNLLSEMEKKDENKAMTDECIEKIFKDKAMDFEQLDQEVKE, translated from the coding sequence ATGATGAAAAAAACATTTTTCTGCATGGTTATTTTGGCTGTTATGATTTGTTTTTCCGGTGCTGTTTTAGCTCAAGAAGCAAGACCTGTTATGCAGCCGTTAAAACTGGAGCATAAAAATAAAAAAGACTACCAATACGGCGATTTTAAGAAAAATTATAAGCCTGTTTCAAATACGGAAGCTAAAGGTGATTTTAGTAACGAAGCGCAATATCCGGCTAAAAAAGAAAAATCCGTGTTGGATATTTTTGTGTCGCTTACGTTTGTCGTTCTTTTGATTTTGGTTACAGCGTGGGTTTATATCCAGTTTAAACGTATTAACCCTCAAAGCCTTCTTAGCGGCAAGTTTTCCAAGCTTGATGAAGACACTTTTAAGATTATATCTTCAATGCAGCTTGGGGCGGGTAAAAGTATTTACCTTATTGAAATTAACGACAAACGTTTAATCGTGGGAACTACACCCTCAAGCGTTAACTTGCTCTCCGAAATGGAGAAAAAAGACGAAAATAAAGCTATGACAGATGAATGCATAGAAAAAATATTTAAAGACAAAGCGATGGATTTTGAACAGCTTGACCAAGAAGTAAAAGAATAA
- a CDS encoding response regulator has product MARVMIVDNVAFERISMKDIISKAGHEIVAEALTGSEAIKMYPVCQPDYVIMDIAMPDDDGVAILKEMLQKYPEAKICICTALAQQAIVIEVIQAGAVDFIVKPYRAERVKQSIRRALEQ; this is encoded by the coding sequence ATGGCGAGAGTAATGATAGTTGATAATGTGGCATTTGAGCGCATTTCAATGAAAGACATAATATCAAAAGCAGGGCATGAAATTGTAGCGGAGGCGCTTACGGGTAGTGAGGCCATAAAAATGTATCCTGTGTGCCAGCCTGACTATGTAATTATGGACATAGCCATGCCCGATGACGATGGAGTAGCGATTTTGAAAGAAATGCTTCAAAAATACCCGGAAGCCAAAATCTGTATATGTACAGCTTTGGCGCAGCAGGCAATAGTTATAGAGGTAATACAGGCAGGGGCCGTGGATTTCATAGTAAAACCTTACAGGGCGGAAAGAGTTAAGCAGTCAATAAGAAGGGCGTTAGAACAATGA
- a CDS encoding PAS domain-containing sensor histidine kinase — MPDKILKDIDKVIKAVRYGDLSKRIDTSKNIENVNTAVNFNKMIEACEDRERMLEEYRINLLEKTEYLGMLFNLMSEGLMILSEDYKIIRVNAKQVEWLHKSKKDLIGKSIFDVLKKYDISFYDSGEKLTPSTFENKKLKTLKIKVEFKFLKWVFEISAIRFLNKDNTANILVISKNIDSQIELENMKNSFIATLTHDLRVPILAEANVIKLFENKAFGKISTEQKEVLTNMAQNNNDLLNLVNTLLETYKIDDGSYRIRKKPNNIVEVAAKEIAKLKPIADKKGQQLILKAANKIPEIKFDAAEISRVFQNIITNAINYSNTGSVIRIKISSAKTAVKVAVIDNGKGIEPQEINKIFEKYYTTAKKFRKIGTGLGLFLSQRIITMHGGEIKVKSKPDIETVFEFTLPISKS; from the coding sequence ATGCCGGATAAAATTTTAAAAGATATCGATAAAGTGATAAAAGCCGTAAGGTACGGTGATTTATCGAAACGTATCGACACGTCCAAAAACATTGAAAATGTTAATACCGCCGTTAATTTTAATAAAATGATAGAAGCTTGTGAAGACAGAGAGCGCATGCTTGAAGAATACCGGATTAATTTGCTCGAAAAAACCGAATATCTTGGTATGCTGTTTAATCTTATGAGCGAAGGGTTAATGATACTTTCTGAAGATTATAAAATAATACGTGTCAACGCAAAACAGGTAGAATGGCTGCACAAATCAAAAAAAGATTTAATAGGCAAAAGTATTTTTGATGTATTAAAAAAATACGATATAAGCTTTTACGATTCCGGCGAAAAACTAACACCGTCTACATTTGAAAATAAAAAATTAAAAACACTTAAAATAAAAGTGGAGTTCAAATTTTTAAAATGGGTTTTTGAAATATCAGCCATACGTTTTTTAAACAAAGACAATACCGCAAATATTTTAGTAATTTCAAAAAATATAGACTCACAAATAGAACTTGAAAATATGAAAAATTCTTTCATAGCAACGCTAACGCATGATTTAAGAGTTCCTATTCTGGCGGAAGCTAACGTTATAAAACTTTTTGAAAATAAAGCTTTCGGCAAAATTTCAACGGAACAAAAAGAAGTTCTGACAAATATGGCTCAAAATAACAATGATTTACTCAACCTTGTAAATACGCTATTAGAAACTTATAAAATAGATGACGGTTCTTATCGTATCCGCAAAAAACCGAATAATATTGTTGAAGTGGCAGCCAAAGAAATCGCAAAGTTAAAGCCTATTGCCGATAAAAAAGGGCAGCAATTAATCCTTAAAGCCGCAAACAAAATCCCTGAAATAAAATTTGACGCCGCCGAAATATCGCGTGTGTTTCAAAATATTATCACCAACGCAATAAATTACTCTAATACAGGCTCTGTAATAAGGATAAAAATCTCCTCCGCCAAAACAGCCGTAAAAGTCGCGGTAATAGATAACGGCAAAGGGATAGAACCGCAGGAAATAAATAAAATTTTTGAAAAATATTACACTACCGCCAAAAAATTCAGAAAAATAGGCACAGGGCTGGGACTATTTTTATCTCAAAGAATAATCACAATGCATGGCGGCGAAATTAAAGTTAAAAGCAAACCTGATATAGAAACGGTTTTTGAGTTCACTTTGCCTATTTCAAAAAGCTAA
- the gyrA gene encoding DNA gyrase subunit A — MSEQKTLFGDGNIVPVNIREEMKKSYIDYAMSVIVGRALPDVRDGLKPVHRRILFAMSELGMTSDKPFKKCARIVGEVLGKYHPHGDSAVYEALVRMAQDFSTRYQTIDGHGNFGSIDGDSAAAMRYTEARMAPITMSMLGDIESETVDFVPNFDGSLEEPSVLPVRLPMLLLNGVSGIAVGMATNIPPHNAGEIVDGIIAMIDNPEITSSELTEYIKGPDFPTAANIVGMNGIRQAYETGRGSIVMKAVADFEEVSGGPGRHDRTAIIVSELPYQVNKAALIEKIAELVKEGRLTGISDLRDESDRDGMRIVIELKRDAKPEVVKNNLFKFTTMQTTFGVNMLALVGKQPRLLNLPEVLNEFIEHRVEIVTRRTRYDLKKARMRAHILAGLIIALGSLDEVIELIKKSKSAEEARNGLITRFGLDTDQANAILEMQLRRLTGLEQDKIRAEYAELKAKIAEYEAILADRNKILTIIKTELIEDKNKYADERRTKIVPAEDDGLSIEDLTPNIPMAIFITRQGYIKRIALDTFERQNRATRGKGGMKTKENDDVEHFFTAMMHDKVLFFSSKGTAYSLNVYDFPEGGRQAKGLPVINILPIDQNEKITAVVPVSEFSADKNLIMLSRKGYIKRILLDNFKNIRKTGIIAIGLDNDDDLYWVKEADEKDEIIIGTSHGMAIRFAISDLRPLGRSARGVNSMKLRRDDSLIGCDIVPNDKDADLLVITTDGFGKRTKLSEFRPQNRGGIGLICTKFKNAQSRLTTLTIVDPLDEIMLVTANGVVSRQKAGNISQQGRPATGVRVQNLVDGDTVVVVNKIVDPDDKEIDENTLPETSASDNPQITFEQQSLTSQTVQDLADELIEEQTDNNEE, encoded by the coding sequence TTGAGCGAACAAAAAACACTTTTTGGTGATGGAAATATAGTTCCTGTAAATATAAGAGAAGAAATGAAAAAATCTTACATAGATTACGCTATGTCTGTTATCGTAGGCAGAGCGCTGCCTGATGTAAGAGATGGTTTAAAACCCGTACACCGCAGAATTTTGTTCGCAATGAGCGAACTGGGGATGACTTCGGACAAGCCGTTTAAGAAATGTGCGCGTATCGTCGGTGAAGTTCTCGGTAAGTATCACCCGCATGGTGACAGCGCGGTTTACGAAGCGTTAGTCAGAATGGCACAGGATTTTTCAACCCGTTACCAGACAATCGACGGGCATGGCAACTTTGGCAGTATAGACGGGGACAGCGCCGCTGCAATGCGTTATACGGAAGCCCGTATGGCGCCTATTACAATGTCTATGCTTGGCGATATCGAAAGCGAAACCGTTGATTTTGTTCCGAACTTCGACGGCAGTTTAGAAGAACCTTCGGTGCTTCCCGTAAGATTACCTATGCTTCTTTTAAACGGCGTAAGCGGTATTGCTGTGGGTATGGCGACAAATATTCCGCCCCATAACGCAGGTGAAATTGTTGACGGTATTATTGCAATGATTGACAATCCTGAAATTACATCGTCTGAATTGACTGAATATATAAAAGGTCCTGACTTCCCGACCGCAGCTAATATAGTCGGAATGAACGGTATCAGACAAGCTTACGAAACAGGAAGAGGCAGCATTGTAATGAAGGCTGTCGCTGACTTTGAAGAAGTTTCAGGCGGACCGGGCAGGCATGACAGAACAGCCATTATAGTTTCGGAATTACCATATCAGGTTAACAAAGCCGCTTTGATTGAAAAAATCGCAGAACTCGTTAAAGAAGGCAGATTGACCGGCATATCGGATTTAAGAGATGAGTCTGACAGAGATGGTATGCGTATAGTTATTGAGCTTAAAAGAGATGCTAAACCTGAAGTAGTGAAAAATAATTTATTCAAGTTCACTACAATGCAAACAACTTTTGGCGTAAACATGCTTGCATTGGTGGGCAAACAGCCAAGACTTTTAAATCTGCCTGAAGTATTGAATGAATTTATTGAACACAGGGTAGAAATTGTTACAAGAAGAACAAGATATGACCTTAAAAAAGCCCGCATGAGAGCCCATATTTTAGCAGGTTTAATTATTGCGTTAGGTTCTTTGGATGAAGTTATTGAACTTATTAAAAAATCAAAATCCGCAGAAGAAGCAAGAAACGGTTTGATTACACGCTTTGGGCTGGATACCGACCAGGCGAATGCTATTCTTGAAATGCAATTAAGACGTTTAACAGGCTTAGAACAGGATAAAATCAGAGCCGAATATGCGGAATTAAAGGCTAAAATCGCTGAATACGAAGCAATTCTGGCGGACAGAAATAAAATTTTAACTATTATTAAAACCGAATTGATTGAAGATAAAAATAAATATGCGGATGAAAGAAGAACAAAAATTGTTCCGGCAGAAGATGACGGTTTAAGCATAGAAGATTTAACCCCGAATATTCCTATGGCTATTTTTATAACCCGTCAGGGGTATATTAAAAGAATTGCATTGGATACCTTTGAAAGACAAAACCGTGCCACAAGGGGCAAAGGCGGGATGAAGACCAAAGAAAACGATGATGTTGAACATTTCTTTACCGCTATGATGCATGATAAAGTGCTATTCTTCAGCTCAAAAGGAACGGCTTACAGCCTTAATGTCTATGATTTCCCTGAAGGAGGCAGACAAGCTAAAGGATTACCCGTTATTAACATTTTGCCTATAGACCAAAATGAAAAAATTACCGCTGTAGTTCCTGTCAGCGAATTTAGTGCTGATAAAAATTTAATTATGCTTTCCAGAAAAGGCTATATTAAACGTATTCTGCTTGATAATTTCAAAAATATCAGAAAAACAGGTATCATCGCCATAGGCTTGGATAACGATGATGATTTGTACTGGGTTAAGGAAGCTGATGAAAAAGACGAAATTATTATAGGAACAAGCCATGGTATGGCAATAAGGTTTGCCATCAGTGATTTAAGACCGCTTGGAAGAAGCGCAAGGGGAGTAAACTCTATGAAGCTTCGCCGCGACGACTCTTTAATCGGCTGCGATATAGTTCCTAACGACAAAGACGCGGATTTACTTGTCATTACAACAGACGGATTCGGGAAAAGAACCAAGTTATCCGAATTCAGACCGCAAAACAGGGGCGGTATAGGTTTAATCTGTACCAAGTTTAAAAACGCACAAAGCAGATTAACAACCCTTACTATAGTAGACCCGTTGGATGAAATTATGCTTGTAACCGCTAACGGTGTTGTTTCAAGGCAAAAAGCAGGTAATATATCACAGCAGGGAAGACCTGCAACCGGTGTCAGGGTACAAAACCTTGTAGACGGGGATACTGTTGTTGTTGTTAACAAAATTGTTGACCCTGACGATAAGGAGATTGATGAAAACACCCTGCCTGAAACTTCCGCCTCGGATAACCCGCAAATAACTTTTGAGCAACAGTCTTTAACTTCTCAGACAGTTCAGGATTTAGCGGATGAACTTATCGAAGAACAAACAGACAATAACGAAGAGTAA
- a CDS encoding ACT domain-containing protein: MKDTKIIVTIFGADKVGIVAEIARVMSQYSINIDDISQTIVQDYFVMFMICDIKKSTYNFLEIKEAIQKQAQELKMEVWVQKKAIFDNMHTI; this comes from the coding sequence ATGAAAGACACAAAAATCATCGTAACAATTTTCGGTGCGGACAAAGTAGGCATAGTTGCCGAAATAGCCCGGGTAATGTCACAATACAGCATCAATATAGACGATATAAGCCAGACGATTGTGCAGGATTATTTCGTTATGTTTATGATTTGTGATATAAAAAAATCAACCTACAATTTTCTTGAAATAAAAGAGGCTATCCAAAAGCAGGCTCAAGAGTTAAAAATGGAAGTTTGGGTTCAGAAAAAAGCAATTTTTGATAATATGCACACTATTTAG